GATGTCGGCCGCGCCGACCGCGCCGGGCCGCAGCAGCACCGGCACGCCGCGCGACAGATCCAGGATGGTCGATTCGATGCCCACCGCGCAGGCGCCGCCGTCGAGCACCAGCGGCACGCGGCCGCCGAGCTCCTCGCGCACGTGGGCGGCGGTGGTCGGGCTGATGCGGCCGAAGCGGTTGGCGGAAGGCGCGGCCAGTCCACCCCCATTCGCGCCGCCGAAGGCGGCGAGCAGCTCCAGCGCCAGCGGATGGTTCGGCACGCGCAGGCCCACCGTGTCCTGGCCGCCGGTGACGGCATCCGGCACCTGCGGCTGGCGCTTGAGGATCAGGGTGAGCGGGCCGGGCCAGAAGGCCGCGGCGAGCTTTTCTGCTTCCGGAGGAACCTCGCGCGTCCAGCACGGGAGGTGTTCTGCGGAGGGCAGATGCACGATCAGGGGGTGGTCGGCCGGGCGGCCCTTGGCGGCGAAGATCTTCGCCACGGCAGCGGCATTGCCGGCGTCGGCGCCGAGGCCGTAGACGGTTTCGGTGGGAAAGGCGACGAGCTCGCCCGCGCGCAGCAATGCGACCGCCTGCGCGATCTCATACCGCATCGCACTGGCCATGGATGATGGGCGCCGCGGCAAAAGTCAGTCTGCGCAACACGGCGCCTGGGGGCGGATCAGACCGCAGGCAGCGTCTTTGCCAGAACTTTCTCGGTCTGGCTGACGCGGAACTCGCTGAGTTTCTTCGCCAGCTCCGGATCGGAGAGCGCCAGCATGGCGACGGCGAACAGCGCGGCGTTGGTGGCGCCGGCCTCGCCGATGGCGAAGGTGGCGACGGGAATGCCGCCCGGCATCTGCACCATCGCCAGCAGCGAATCCAGCCCTTGCAGGTGCTTGGAAGGCATCGGCACGGCGAGCACCGGCAGCTCGGTTTTCGCCGCCAGCACGCCGGCGAGGTGGGCGGCGGCGCCGGCGGCGCCGATCAGCACCTTGATGCCGCGCCCGGCCGCCATGCTGGCGTAGTCGAGCGCCGCGTCGGGCGTGCGGTGGGCGGACAGCACCTTGGCTTCGTGGGGAACGCCGAAGCTCTTCAGCGTCTCGGCGCAGGCCTTCATGATGGGCCAGTCGGAATCCGAGCCCATGACGATGCCGACGAGGGGATGCTTGACCATGTTTATCTCCTTTTTATTTGCCAGCAGCGCGATCCGCGCTCTCGATGGTGTTGGCGAGCAGCATGGTGATGGTCATCGGACCCACGCCGCCCGGCACCGGGGTGATGAGCGAAGCGACTTCCTTCGCCGATTCGAAATCCACGTCGCCGCACAATTTTCCGTCCGGCAGGCGGTTGATGCCGACATCGATGACCACCGCGCCCGGCTTGACCATGTCGCCGGTGATCATCTTCGGCTTGCCCACCGCCGCCACCAGCACGTCGGCGCGGCGCGTATGGAATGCCAGGTCCTTCGTCTGCGAATGGCACACCGTGACGGTGGCGCTGGCAGCGATGAGCAGCAGCGTCATCGGCTTGCCGACGATGTTGCTGCGGCCGACCACCACCGCCTCCTTGCCGCGCAGCGAAATGCCTTCGGCGCTCAGCATCTCCATGACGCCGTAGGGCGTGCAGGAAATGAAGCGCGGGTTGCCCTGCGCCAGCAGGCCGACGTTCTCGGCGTGGAAGCCGTCGACATCCTTCTCCGCGGAAATGGCCTCCAGCACCTCGTCCTCGTCGAACTGCGGCGGCAGGGGCAGCTGTACCAGGATGCCGTGGATATTCGGGTCGGCGTTCAGGGCAGCGATCTTGTTGAGCACCTTCTCCGGCGGCGTGTCGGCGGGGAATTCGTATTTCTCGGAATGCA
The window above is part of the Denitratisoma sp. genome. Proteins encoded here:
- a CDS encoding L-threonylcarbamoyladenylate synthase, giving the protein MRYEIAQAVALLRAGELVAFPTETVYGLGADAGNAAAVAKIFAAKGRPADHPLIVHLPSAEHLPCWTREVPPEAEKLAAAFWPGPLTLILKRQPQVPDAVTGGQDTVGLRVPNHPLALELLAAFGGANGGGLAAPSANRFGRISPTTAAHVREELGGRVPLVLDGGACAVGIESTILDLSRGVPVLLRPGAVGAADIARVLGRAPETAAPQADAPRVSGSLEAHYAPRTPLQLVSSDGLLFALRNALVAGEKVAVLAPTAQAISHELVSWKQSPAEPAGFAHDLYASLRELDALGCVRILVQQPPAGEAWLAVNDRLRRAAAGSGEDDET
- the purE gene encoding 5-(carboxyamino)imidazole ribonucleotide mutase, which gives rise to MVKHPLVGIVMGSDSDWPIMKACAETLKSFGVPHEAKVLSAHRTPDAALDYASMAAGRGIKVLIGAAGAAAHLAGVLAAKTELPVLAVPMPSKHLQGLDSLLAMVQMPGGIPVATFAIGEAGATNAALFAVAMLALSDPELAKKLSEFRVSQTEKVLAKTLPAV
- the folD gene encoding bifunctional methylenetetrahydrofolate dehydrogenase/methenyltetrahydrofolate cyclohydrolase FolD: MTAKILDGNALSAKLRESLRQRAAELTAQGCQPGLAVILVGENPASQVYVRNKIKACEAVGVHSEKYEFPADTPPEKVLNKIAALNADPNIHGILVQLPLPPQFDEDEVLEAISAEKDVDGFHAENVGLLAQGNPRFISCTPYGVMEMLSAEGISLRGKEAVVVGRSNIVGKPMTLLLIAASATVTVCHSQTKDLAFHTRRADVLVAAVGKPKMITGDMVKPGAVVIDVGINRLPDGKLCGDVDFESAKEVASLITPVPGGVGPMTITMLLANTIESADRAAGK